In Brienomyrus brachyistius isolate T26 chromosome 14, BBRACH_0.4, whole genome shotgun sequence, the following proteins share a genomic window:
- the si:ch211-15d5.11 gene encoding nuclear receptor coactivator 7 isoform X2, translating into MDSFLNTSVPPSCPSTRTMDQETPAKERTSYFSNVKARLGSSLPTDTLPVEPPGLPRATGHAQPQQPQVRHHVPHIRNPQLRQYYLREASWDSDSANTVLAAAGAPAERKAEDCAGSRASDTEAPPTTEADGTPAAPTAPTMTAPGLPSPLLDADYDKLLDVEAVPMPDGQLCLLALPPECSAGGGSATAPYLKLCCRYITDRKGVVSGVLLVTANKIFFDPYKSHPLVLEHGFEEYLLSCSVDSLASVSFCPDISHVRFSAPTQRPKSRRKEAHLKMARSLGKRRQGDRRGTASKQKEEMLFAPASSAAPSISSPSDTTHEAALDGQGLGDKEQEGRDMAEAEKQLGGTADELAVQCSGMLGAAVLSSAATFCCGGLDAGDIGDSEQSSTKQRTREGTSGSKACRGHGDLMFVRLRFHSTQRKKRNSDLSRAPTTKDAWFTLSQESSDELYAYLTHWRPDVCILEGGQEEEEEDEEFVLVDSREPEVCQNEARTGDEWEMVCVDEGGGRTSSLTLDREPEGLADIVRQSVILGEDQVRQIYSRLPPRTVGHTWQLAYSTWRHGASLRSLYRRLAGSDSPTLLLIKDSQSQVFGAFLSHPLRPSETFYGTGETFLFTMQPSFQCFRWMGANSFFIKGDLDSFAVGGGSGHFGLWLDETLYRGRSSPCDTFNNRCLSETDDFRVLELEVWTFC; encoded by the exons ATGGACAGCTTCCTAAACACCTCAGTGCCCCCTTCCTGCCCCTCCACCCGGACCATGGATCAGGAGACGCCAGCGAAGGAGAGAACCAGCTACTTCAGCAATGTCAAAGCGAG GCTGGGATCCAGTCTTCCCACTGATACCCTGCCAGTGGAGCCCCCAGGGCTCCCAAGAGCCACAGGCcatgcccagccccagcagcCCCAAGTCCGACACCATGTGCCGCACATCCGGAACCCGCAGCTACGGCAGTACTACCTGAGAG AGGCATCGTGGGATTCGGACTCAGCCAATACGGTGCTGGCAGCTGCTGGAGCCCCTGCAGAGAGGAAGGCAGAGGACTGTGCG GGTTCGCGAGCTTCTGACACCGAGGCCCCTCCCACCACAGAGGCAGACGGCACCCCTGCTGCCCCCACGGCCCCCACCATGACTGCTCCTGGCCTGCCTTCTCCGCTGCTGGATGCCGACTACGATAAACTCCTG GATGTGGAGGCGGTGCCCATGCCCGATGGACAGCTCTGCTTGCTCGCCCTGCCCCCCGAGTGCTCTGCAGGGGGGGGCTCAGCCACCGCCCCTTACCTCAAGCTGTGCTGCCGCTACATCACCGATCGCAAG GGTGTGGTGTCGGGGGTCCTGCTGGTGACAGCCAATAAGATCTTCTTTGACCCCTACAAGTCCCACCCCCTGGTGCTGGAGCACGGCTTTGAAGAGTACCTGCTCTCCTGCTCTGTGGACAGCTTGGCATCCGTGTCCTTCTGCCCCGACATCTCCCACGTGCGCTTCAGTGCCCCCACACAACG GCCGAAAAGCAGAAGGAAGGAGGCGCACCTAAAAATGGCCAGGAGCCTGGGGAAGAGACGGCAAGGAGACAGGCGGGGAACAGCGAGCAAACAGAAGGAGGAGATGCTCTTCGCTCCGGCGTCCTCAGCAGCTCCGAGCATAAGCTCCCCCTCTGACACGACCCACGAAGCTGCCCTGGATGGGCAGGGCCTGGGGGACAAAGAGCAGGAGGGCCGCGACATGGCAGAGGCCGAGAAACAGCTGGGGGGCACTGCGGACGAGCTGGCTGTACAGTGTTCGGGGATGCTGGGTGCAGCTGTTCTTAgcagtgctgccaccttctgctgTGGAGGACTTGATGCAGGTGATATAGGCGACTCGGAACAGAGCTCCACCAAGCAGCGTACAAGGGAAGGAACGTCAG GGTCCAAAGCCTGCAGGGGCCACGGTGATCTGATGTTCGTCAGGCTGAGGTTCCACTCAACCCAGAGGAAGAAGCGGAACTCGGACCTGTCAAGAGCCCCTACCACGAAGGACGCCTGGTTCACGCTGTCGCAGGAGAG CTCAGATGAGCTCTATGCCTATCTGACCCACTGGAGGCCTGACGTCTGCATCCtggagggggggcaggaagaggaggaggaagacgaAGAGTTCGTGCTGGTGGACAGCAGGGAGCCGGAGGTGTGCCAGAACGAGGCCCGGACCGGAGACGAGTGGGAG ATGGTCTGTGTGGATGAGGGAGGGGGCCGGACATCATCGCTGACCCTGGACagggagccggaggggctgGCAGACATTGTACGCCAGAGTGTCATCCTGGGAGAGGACCAGGTCAGACAG ATATACAGCAGGCTTCCCCCTCGAACCGTGGGCCACACATGGCAGCTGGCCTACAGCACGTGGCGGCACGGGGCCAGCCTCCGCTCCCTCTACAGGAGGCTGGCTGGCAGCGACTCGCCCACACTGCTCCTCATCAAGGACTCCCAGAGCCAG GTGTTTGGCGCCTTCCTGTCCCACCCCCTGAGGCCCAGCGAGACGTTCTATGGCACCGGGGAAACCTTCCTGTTTACCATGCAGCCGAGCTTCCAG TGCTTCCGCTGGATGGGTGCCAACTCCTTCTTCATCAAGGGAGACCTGGACTCCTTTGCCGTTGGGGGTGGGAG
- the si:ch211-15d5.11 gene encoding nuclear receptor coactivator 7 isoform X1: MDSFLNTSVPPSCPSTRTMDQETPAKERTSYFSNVKARLGSSLPTDTLPVEPPGLPRATGHAQPQQPQVRHHVPHIRNPQLRQYYLREASWDSDSANTVLAAAGAPAERKAEDCAGSRASDTEAPPTTEADGTPAAPTAPTMTAPGLPSPLLDADYDKLLDVEAVPMPDGQLCLLALPPECSAGGGSATAPYLKLCCRYITDRKGVVSGVLLVTANKIFFDPYKSHPLVLEHGFEEYLLSCSVDSLASVSFCPDISHVRFSAPTQRPKSRRKEAHLKMARSLGKRRQGDRRGTASKQKEEMLFAPASSAAPSISSPSDTTHEAALDGQGLGDKEQEGRDMAEAEKQLGGTADELAVQCSGMLGAAVLSSAATFCCGGLDAGDIGDSEQSSTKQRTREGTSGSKACRGHGDLMFVRLRFHSTQRKKRNSDLSRAPTTKDAWFTLSQESSDELYAYLTHWRPDVCILEGGQEEEEEDEEFVLVDSREPEVCQNEARTGDEWEMVCVDEGGGRTSSLTLDREPEGLADIVRQSVILGEDQVRQIYSRLPPRTVGHTWQLAYSTWRHGASLRSLYRRLAGSDSPTLLLIKDSQSQVFGAFLSHPLRPSETFYGTGETFLFTMQPSFQVSGLVGRAQGPPRLTAAPRLTAAPRAYHHRLPRVLLLCLTSFSRQCFRWMGANSFFIKGDLDSFAVGGGSGHFGLWLDETLYRGRSSPCDTFNNRCLSETDDFRVLELEVWTFC, encoded by the exons ATGGACAGCTTCCTAAACACCTCAGTGCCCCCTTCCTGCCCCTCCACCCGGACCATGGATCAGGAGACGCCAGCGAAGGAGAGAACCAGCTACTTCAGCAATGTCAAAGCGAG GCTGGGATCCAGTCTTCCCACTGATACCCTGCCAGTGGAGCCCCCAGGGCTCCCAAGAGCCACAGGCcatgcccagccccagcagcCCCAAGTCCGACACCATGTGCCGCACATCCGGAACCCGCAGCTACGGCAGTACTACCTGAGAG AGGCATCGTGGGATTCGGACTCAGCCAATACGGTGCTGGCAGCTGCTGGAGCCCCTGCAGAGAGGAAGGCAGAGGACTGTGCG GGTTCGCGAGCTTCTGACACCGAGGCCCCTCCCACCACAGAGGCAGACGGCACCCCTGCTGCCCCCACGGCCCCCACCATGACTGCTCCTGGCCTGCCTTCTCCGCTGCTGGATGCCGACTACGATAAACTCCTG GATGTGGAGGCGGTGCCCATGCCCGATGGACAGCTCTGCTTGCTCGCCCTGCCCCCCGAGTGCTCTGCAGGGGGGGGCTCAGCCACCGCCCCTTACCTCAAGCTGTGCTGCCGCTACATCACCGATCGCAAG GGTGTGGTGTCGGGGGTCCTGCTGGTGACAGCCAATAAGATCTTCTTTGACCCCTACAAGTCCCACCCCCTGGTGCTGGAGCACGGCTTTGAAGAGTACCTGCTCTCCTGCTCTGTGGACAGCTTGGCATCCGTGTCCTTCTGCCCCGACATCTCCCACGTGCGCTTCAGTGCCCCCACACAACG GCCGAAAAGCAGAAGGAAGGAGGCGCACCTAAAAATGGCCAGGAGCCTGGGGAAGAGACGGCAAGGAGACAGGCGGGGAACAGCGAGCAAACAGAAGGAGGAGATGCTCTTCGCTCCGGCGTCCTCAGCAGCTCCGAGCATAAGCTCCCCCTCTGACACGACCCACGAAGCTGCCCTGGATGGGCAGGGCCTGGGGGACAAAGAGCAGGAGGGCCGCGACATGGCAGAGGCCGAGAAACAGCTGGGGGGCACTGCGGACGAGCTGGCTGTACAGTGTTCGGGGATGCTGGGTGCAGCTGTTCTTAgcagtgctgccaccttctgctgTGGAGGACTTGATGCAGGTGATATAGGCGACTCGGAACAGAGCTCCACCAAGCAGCGTACAAGGGAAGGAACGTCAG GGTCCAAAGCCTGCAGGGGCCACGGTGATCTGATGTTCGTCAGGCTGAGGTTCCACTCAACCCAGAGGAAGAAGCGGAACTCGGACCTGTCAAGAGCCCCTACCACGAAGGACGCCTGGTTCACGCTGTCGCAGGAGAG CTCAGATGAGCTCTATGCCTATCTGACCCACTGGAGGCCTGACGTCTGCATCCtggagggggggcaggaagaggaggaggaagacgaAGAGTTCGTGCTGGTGGACAGCAGGGAGCCGGAGGTGTGCCAGAACGAGGCCCGGACCGGAGACGAGTGGGAG ATGGTCTGTGTGGATGAGGGAGGGGGCCGGACATCATCGCTGACCCTGGACagggagccggaggggctgGCAGACATTGTACGCCAGAGTGTCATCCTGGGAGAGGACCAGGTCAGACAG ATATACAGCAGGCTTCCCCCTCGAACCGTGGGCCACACATGGCAGCTGGCCTACAGCACGTGGCGGCACGGGGCCAGCCTCCGCTCCCTCTACAGGAGGCTGGCTGGCAGCGACTCGCCCACACTGCTCCTCATCAAGGACTCCCAGAGCCAG GTGTTTGGCGCCTTCCTGTCCCACCCCCTGAGGCCCAGCGAGACGTTCTATGGCACCGGGGAAACCTTCCTGTTTACCATGCAGCCGAGCTTCCAGGTAAGTGGGCTTGTGGGGAGAGCACAGGGCCCCCCCAGGCTTACCGCCGCCCCCAG GCTTACCGCCGCCCCCAGGGCTTACCACCACCGTCTCCCAAGGGTCCTGTTACTGTGCCTCACCTCCTTCTCCCGCCAGTGCTTCCGCTGGATGGGTGCCAACTCCTTCTTCATCAAGGGAGACCTGGACTCCTTTGCCGTTGGGGGTGGGAG
- the mtfr1l gene encoding mitochondrial fission regulator 1-like produces METDTVIPIWQNKPHGSTRSVVRRIGSTLPLKPCPRACFQVLPGLPPLRHTDGPMVPTLADIAWIAADEEETYARVRSDSRPLRHEWRPTPLLVLHRNSSVPNFRREGKKVEGLKKPGVTALNRTTALQDELSRLRAQIAKIVAAESGPGSSEFTPELLSPDDTSMSFSMAAFEAAPYQPTAASFVISDVTEEEEEEEDEEDGEVSELAPDPLPPVSMTASATFDLDRPAMDFREQEEDTVSLSKSTSFADVMDMLKDMNRMKMSKERYIRGCTSLREEDSASLISEVLRKKFTLKDEDLTGKK; encoded by the exons ATGGAGACCGATACC GTCATTCCCATTTGGCAGAATAAACCGCACGGATCGACTCGCAGCGTCGTCAGGAGGATCGGCTCCACCTTGCCCCTTAAGCCGTGCCCCCGCGCTTGTTTTCAG GTTCTTCCAGGGCTCCCCCCACTGCGCCACACCGATGGTCCCATGGTGCCCACGCTGGCCGACATCGCTTGGATCGCTGCAGATGAGGAGGAGACATATGCAAGAGTGCG GAGTGATTCACGCCCCCTGAGGCACGAGTGGCGCCCCACCCCCCTGCTGGTGCTGCACAGGAACTCCTCCGTGCCCAACTTCCGGCGTGAGGGAAAGAAGGTGGAGGGTTTGAAGAAGCCGGGCGTGACGGCGCTGAACCGGACGACAGCCCTGCAGGACGAGCTGAGCCGCCTACGGGCACAGATCGCCAAGATCGTGGCGGCGGAATCAG GCCCAGGTTCCAGTGAGTTTACCCCCGAGCTCCTGTCCCCGGATGACACCAGCATGAGCTTTTCAATGGCTGCCTTTGAGGCTGCCCCTTATCAGCCAACTGCGGCCTCGTTCGTCATCAGTGACGTcactgaggaggaagaggaggaagaagacgAAGAGGATGGGGAGGTGTCAGAGCTGGCACCCGACCCCCTCCCTCCTGTCTCCATGACCGCCTCGGCCACTTTCGACTTGGACCGGCCAGCCATGGACTTTCGGGAGCAAGAGGAGGACACGGTGTCGCTGTCCAAGTCCACCAGCTTCGCCGACGTCATGGACATGCTGAAGGACATGAACCGTATGAAGATGAGCAAAGAGAG GTACATCCGTGGCTGCACCTCCCTAAGGGAGGAGGACTCTGCCTCCCTCATCTCGGAGGTGCTGAGGAAGAAGTTCACCTTGAAGGATGAGGACCTGACCGGAAAGAAGTAG